From a region of the Candidatus Coatesbacteria bacterium genome:
- a CDS encoding methyltransferase domain-containing protein has protein sequence MTEFSPTPDSRAARSFYDRSEPPEGGRTALAHGPGRGLRSAVLEPVRRLRDELLGGLATVRLLELGCGYGDDLLRLAERGARAVGVDFAFERLRRVPQRARGDYVVACADCHRLPFPAATFGIVFGEAVLAHLDRRRALAETRRVLVDGGRLLLIEPLNRHPLLRLYRRLAMRRGEVVSYLDWNELDADHLGGGYHLLPVGLCSVLLLPPAALGLDGRFWHGLARLLSRFDAWLFRRSAWARRHAWIALAHYRRSPR, from the coding sequence ATGACTGAATTCTCGCCCACCCCCGACAGCCGGGCCGCCCGCAGCTTCTACGATCGCAGCGAGCCGCCCGAGGGCGGACGCACAGCCCTGGCTCACGGCCCCGGCCGCGGTTTGCGCTCGGCGGTTCTCGAGCCCGTACGCCGGCTGCGCGACGAGCTGCTGGGCGGGCTGGCCACGGTACGCCTGCTCGAGCTGGGCTGCGGTTACGGTGACGACCTGCTGCGCCTCGCCGAGCGCGGCGCCCGGGCCGTGGGCGTCGACTTCGCCTTCGAGCGGCTCCGGCGCGTACCTCAACGGGCACGGGGCGACTACGTCGTGGCCTGCGCCGACTGCCACCGGCTGCCCTTTCCCGCGGCGACCTTCGGGATCGTCTTCGGCGAGGCCGTCCTGGCCCACCTGGACCGGCGGCGTGCCCTGGCCGAGACCCGGCGCGTTCTCGTCGACGGCGGCCGCCTGCTGCTGATCGAGCCCCTGAATCGCCATCCCCTGCTGCGCCTCTACCGCCGTCTGGCCATGCGCCGTGGCGAGGTGGTAAGCTACCTAGACTGGAACGAGCTGGACGCCGATCACCTCGGCGGCGGCTACCATCTCCTACCCGTCGGGCTCTGCTCCGTCCTGCTGCTGCCTCCCGCCGCCCTGGGCCTCGACGGTCGCTTCTGGCACGGGCTGGCCCGCCTGCTCTCCCGTTTCGATGCCTGGCTGTTCCGCCGCAGCGCCTGGGCGCGACGCCACGCCTGGATCGCCCTGGCCCACTACCGCCGGAGCCCGCGATGA